One Spiribacter halobius DNA segment encodes these proteins:
- a CDS encoding DsrE/DsrF/TusD sulfur relay family protein produces MSSLIIINDPPYGTERLYNGLRLAHALIKRGEDVTVFLMGDAVVGAKQGQKTPEGFYNAERMVHRVTAKGRVLLCGTCMDARGMTDKETVKGAERSTMDALAEATVQADQVLVF; encoded by the coding sequence CTCCTTACGGAACCGAGAGGCTCTATAACGGGCTGCGCCTGGCGCATGCGCTGATCAAGCGTGGCGAGGATGTGACGGTCTTCCTGATGGGCGACGCGGTTGTAGGGGCTAAGCAAGGGCAGAAGACACCAGAGGGCTTCTACAACGCCGAACGCATGGTGCACCGCGTGACTGCCAAAGGGCGGGTACTCCTGTGTGGCACCTGCATGGACGCCCGCGGCATGACTGACAAGGAAACCGTCAAGGGCGCCGAGCGAAGCACCATGGACGCGCTGGCTGAAGCCACCGTGCAAGCGGACCAGGTGCTCGTGTTCTAG